One window from the genome of Hyalangium ruber encodes:
- a CDS encoding two-component regulator propeller domain-containing protein, translating into MLDTVPSMGTRRRRPERSALLGLWWVVLLGVGAPGLALEPARRISQYSHDNWRSENGLPQNSGLALAQTSEGYLWIGTYEGLVRFDGARFTTFDRRTSPEMEVNTVSALVEDAEGTLWVGTARGLFRHEQGQLRPLPDAGELAHAGILQLLADGKQVWVASNRGLERIPVAGQGTRRRFNAQDGLPDNHVRALARSGEEGIWVGTVQGLARVSGDTVEALVLPLGESPLVESLLETRDGTLWIGTDVGLVSLREGQFTSYGPAQGVPRQPVTTLLEDRDGTLWVATELGLLRRTPTGFAPVALAHLATDRIHSLLEDREGSLWVGTDHDGISRLSTGPFFSIGEPEGSTLGSTSFVLETRDGTQWVGALRRGLERIQGGVVTRMGPEHGLDDETIYSLAEGPDGALWASTGSGAFRYDGQRFARLGTSQGMPPGLVMGMAADASGGMWLSTLSGLALLRDGRVTLYGKEHGFVPETIMPMLVENSGTVWYGTHAGVVRFAQGTFTRFTTKDGLAGDAVMSLHADANGTLWVGTTAGLSRLKDGRVVSITLKQGLPENSIFTLLLDAEDHFWMSSNKGVARVSRRELEEVADGRRARVRASFFDDRDGMRISECNGGPQPAGWLARDGRMWFSSVRGVVGVDPKDARLNSRPPQLHIEELRVQGQPVPMTHALELAPGQEDLEVRFTAFAPRGGERLSFRYRLEGYDSGWVEAEGRRAATYTRLPPGHYHFEVTTLDREGRWVEPPALVEVTLRPWFYQTWWFYVLSGLAVCGVAASGYAWRVGRLKQRERWLQSRVQERTQELARANHELDAHLRELRAAQAQLVQAGKMAAVGTLAAGVGHEINNPLSYIVSNLEHACEEAVAMERLEEGSESSRARLREMQQVLREALMGADRVRRIVRDLKTFSRQDDDTSGPVDLRVVLDSAAKMAAGELRPRAQLVRDYAVDVPLAQGNEARLAQVFLNLIINAAQALPEGRPEQNEVRLVLKRGGAGQVVAEVRDTGSGISPEVLGRIFDPFFTTKPVGVGTGLGLALCQAFVTSMSGKIEVDSEVGRGTVVRVVLPASSVSVVRKPQAAPAEAGAPVRGRLLVVDDDPLVSAAVRRTLAREHDVEVVVSSRRALEMLTSPAGDYDVILCDLMMPEMTGMELHAQLAAAAPARAQRMVFITGGAYTPVARTFLERVLNARVEKPFEPDKLREQVRGWVTQAREGSSGRAA; encoded by the coding sequence TTGCTGGACACTGTGCCCTCCATGGGGACACGGAGAAGAAGGCCCGAGCGGAGCGCGCTGCTGGGGCTCTGGTGGGTGGTGCTGCTGGGGGTGGGCGCGCCCGGCCTGGCGTTGGAGCCAGCCCGGCGCATCTCTCAGTACAGCCATGACAACTGGCGCAGCGAGAACGGGCTGCCGCAGAACTCGGGGCTCGCCCTGGCGCAGACGTCCGAGGGCTACTTGTGGATCGGCACCTACGAGGGGCTGGTCCGCTTCGATGGGGCGCGCTTCACCACCTTCGACCGGAGGACCTCGCCGGAGATGGAGGTGAACACCGTCTCGGCGCTGGTGGAGGACGCGGAGGGCACGCTCTGGGTGGGCACCGCCCGAGGCCTCTTCCGCCACGAGCAGGGCCAGCTCCGGCCGCTTCCGGACGCGGGGGAGCTGGCGCACGCCGGGATTCTCCAGCTGCTGGCGGACGGCAAGCAGGTGTGGGTCGCCTCGAACCGGGGCCTGGAGCGCATCCCCGTGGCGGGCCAGGGCACCCGGCGGCGCTTCAATGCGCAGGATGGGCTGCCGGACAACCACGTGCGGGCGCTCGCCCGGAGTGGCGAGGAGGGAATCTGGGTGGGCACCGTCCAGGGGCTGGCGCGCGTGTCCGGGGACACGGTGGAGGCCCTCGTCTTGCCTCTCGGCGAGAGCCCCCTGGTGGAGAGCCTGCTGGAGACGCGGGATGGCACGCTGTGGATTGGCACGGACGTGGGGTTGGTGTCGCTGCGCGAGGGCCAGTTCACCTCCTACGGGCCCGCGCAAGGCGTGCCGCGCCAGCCGGTGACGACGCTGCTCGAGGACCGTGACGGGACCCTGTGGGTGGCCACCGAGCTCGGGCTGCTGCGGCGCACCCCGACCGGCTTCGCGCCGGTGGCCCTGGCGCACCTCGCGACGGACCGCATCCACAGCCTGTTAGAGGACCGGGAGGGGAGCCTGTGGGTCGGCACCGACCACGATGGCATCTCCCGCCTGAGCACGGGCCCCTTCTTCTCCATCGGAGAGCCCGAGGGCTCCACGCTGGGCAGCACCAGCTTCGTGCTGGAGACGCGCGACGGCACGCAGTGGGTGGGCGCCCTGAGGCGGGGGCTGGAGCGCATCCAGGGTGGCGTCGTCACCCGGATGGGGCCGGAGCACGGGCTGGACGACGAGACGATCTACTCCCTGGCCGAGGGCCCCGATGGCGCGCTCTGGGCGTCCACGGGCTCGGGTGCCTTCCGCTATGACGGCCAGCGCTTCGCCCGCCTGGGCACCTCACAGGGAATGCCTCCGGGCCTGGTGATGGGGATGGCGGCGGACGCGAGCGGCGGCATGTGGCTCTCGACCCTGTCGGGGCTGGCCTTGCTGCGCGACGGGCGGGTCACCCTGTACGGCAAGGAGCACGGCTTCGTCCCCGAGACCATCATGCCCATGCTCGTGGAGAACTCGGGGACGGTCTGGTACGGCACGCACGCGGGGGTGGTCCGCTTCGCCCAGGGCACCTTCACCCGCTTCACCACGAAGGACGGGCTGGCGGGCGACGCGGTGATGAGCCTGCACGCGGACGCGAACGGCACGCTCTGGGTGGGCACCACCGCCGGCCTCTCGCGCCTGAAGGACGGCCGCGTGGTGAGCATCACCCTCAAGCAGGGGCTGCCCGAGAACAGCATCTTCACCCTCTTGCTGGACGCGGAGGACCACTTCTGGATGAGCAGCAACAAGGGGGTGGCCCGGGTGAGCCGGCGCGAGCTGGAGGAGGTGGCGGACGGGCGGCGCGCGCGGGTGCGCGCGAGCTTCTTCGACGACCGGGACGGGATGCGGATCAGCGAGTGCAACGGCGGGCCGCAGCCAGCCGGGTGGCTCGCGCGGGACGGGAGGATGTGGTTCTCCAGCGTGCGCGGCGTGGTGGGGGTGGATCCGAAGGACGCGCGGCTGAACTCCCGTCCGCCCCAGCTCCACATCGAGGAGCTGCGGGTGCAGGGGCAGCCGGTGCCAATGACCCATGCGCTGGAGCTGGCGCCGGGCCAGGAGGACCTGGAGGTGCGCTTCACCGCCTTCGCGCCCCGGGGGGGCGAGCGGCTGTCCTTCCGCTACCGACTGGAGGGCTACGACAGCGGCTGGGTGGAGGCCGAGGGCCGGCGCGCGGCCACGTACACGCGCCTGCCGCCGGGCCACTACCACTTCGAGGTGACGACGCTCGACCGGGAGGGCCGGTGGGTGGAGCCCCCGGCGCTGGTGGAGGTGACGCTGCGGCCGTGGTTCTACCAGACGTGGTGGTTCTACGTGCTGAGCGGGCTGGCGGTGTGCGGGGTGGCGGCGAGCGGCTACGCGTGGCGCGTGGGCCGGCTCAAGCAGCGCGAGCGCTGGCTGCAGTCGCGGGTGCAGGAGCGCACCCAGGAGCTGGCGCGCGCCAACCACGAGCTGGACGCGCACCTGCGCGAGCTGCGCGCGGCCCAGGCGCAGCTCGTCCAGGCGGGGAAGATGGCGGCGGTGGGCACGCTGGCGGCGGGCGTGGGCCATGAAATCAACAACCCGCTCTCCTATATCGTCTCCAACCTGGAGCACGCCTGCGAGGAGGCGGTGGCGATGGAGCGCCTGGAGGAGGGCTCCGAGTCCTCCCGCGCGCGGCTGCGGGAGATGCAGCAGGTGCTGCGCGAGGCGCTGATGGGGGCCGACCGGGTGCGCCGCATCGTGCGCGACCTGAAGACGTTCTCGCGCCAGGACGATGACACCTCGGGGCCGGTGGACCTGCGGGTGGTGCTGGACTCGGCGGCGAAGATGGCGGCCGGAGAGCTGCGGCCGCGGGCCCAGCTGGTGCGCGACTACGCGGTGGACGTGCCGCTGGCGCAGGGCAACGAGGCGCGGCTGGCGCAGGTGTTCCTCAACCTCATCATCAACGCGGCCCAGGCGCTGCCGGAGGGCCGGCCCGAGCAGAACGAGGTGCGGCTGGTGCTCAAGCGCGGCGGCGCGGGGCAGGTGGTGGCGGAGGTGCGGGACACCGGCAGCGGCATCTCCCCCGAGGTGCTGGGGCGCATCTTCGATCCGTTCTTCACCACCAAGCCGGTGGGGGTGGGCACGGGGCTGGGGCTGGCGCTGTGCCAGGCCTTCGTCACGTCGATGAGCGGGAAGATCGAAGTGGACAGCGAGGTGGGGCGGGGCACGGTGGTTCGGGTGGTGCTGCCCGCCTCCAGCGTCTCCGTGGTGCGCAAGCCCCAGGCCGCTCCGGCCGAGGCGGGAGCGCCGGTGCGAGGCCGGCTGCTGGTGGTGGACGACGATCCGCTGGTGAGCGCGGCGGTGCGGCGGACCCTGGCGCGCGAGCACGACGTGGAGGTGGTGGTGAGCTCGCGGCGGGCGCTGGAGATGCTCACGTCCCCGGCGGGGGACTACGACGTCATCCTCTGTGACCTCATGATGCCGGAGATGACGGGCATGGAGCTGCACGCGCAGCTGGCGGCGGCGGCGCCAGCGCGGGCCCAGCGCATGGTGTTCATCACCGGCGGGGCCTACACGCCGGTGGCGCGGACCTTCCTGGAGCGGGTGCTCAATGCGCGGGTGGAGAAGCCCTTCGAGCCGGACAAGCTGCGCGAGCAGGTGCGCGGCTGGGTGACGCAGGCCCGGGAGGGAAGCTCGGGCCGCGCCGCGTGA